ATGTCGCGGCGCTTTTTTCATAACGTGTTGGCCTGTTTGTTTGTTGTCCTTTCCCTATCAACTTTTTTCCTTTTTGTATGAGGTTTGCCATGAAAAAGAGCATTCTTCCCGTTCTTTTCACGCTGTTTATGCTTTTCGTCGGCGCTGGTGTCGCGCTGGCCAACCCCACGTCTATCATTGACGTGTCGAACCTGAAGCCTGACGTCTCCATGGTTGGCACTCTGGGCGCTGCCATCTGCACCGGCCTTCTGGGTATCTGGGGCGTCCGGAAGGTCATCAAGCTCATTAACCGCAGCTAACCTTTGGCGGGGAGGTTCTCCCCGCCTTTCTCGTCTTATGAACGCAACAAATCCGGAACTTGCTGTCTATGTTGTAACCAACATGGGGTCCATTTTCTCCATGTTTCTGGGTGCCTTGTCCGCTTCTTTTATGTGCTGGGGGTTTGGCCGTGGTTAAGATATTTCGTTTTCTGCTTGTCGCCGTTCTTGTTTCATCGCTTATTTTGCATGTTGGATATCGCAGGGCCGAAGCTATCGCGCCTGCCATACCATTTATGGCGATGGTGCTTTCCGCCGTCGCTACCGGATCGGCTATTGGATACATGTCCTATAATGCAAACGGCAAAGAAATTTATGTGAAAATGAAGGGAGCGTTGAAGGATGGAGTCCGGGTTACAAAGGATTGGGTTCAAAGACAGATAGCAGAGATAAATGGAATTAGCGTTGATGGATTAGATGGTATTTCATTGGATGGGATGTTTGTAAACTTATCAGGTAAAAAATATAGGATACTTGAGCCTTTTGAGTTAAACTATGCAACGTCTAATCCTGAATTGAATGCAGAAATTCAAGGTTGGTCTTACACATCTGGTGGTGAAGGGAATATATATCATACTATAGGATTTAAAAGAAGATCATTTGAAAGAGACGGTATTTTATATAATGTTTTTGATGTATATAATGTCAGTCATGTAGGTCCTTCTGAATTCGACCCAGCAGATTATCCTGCACTTTATTCTGGGCCTGCTTTTTTGATAAATTGCCACGCCGTCGCAAAAGCACACCCCGATCTTGTGCCTATATACGAGATTTCAGACGTCAAGCCAGAGGGCTTTGACGAAGCCAATGCCACTGTGCAGGAGATTGGCGGGTATACCAATGGTTATGTTATCGATGCGGAGGGAAATAAATATGACGTCAACGGCATTCTTGCCCAAGCCTCGGGTACGCTTACGACATCGAACGGCACAACATACAATTTGGAAAATTACGTTGCGTCGGGAAATTATATTCAAGCTGCGAATGGTAGGAAGATTTATATTTCGGATATTACGTCAAAGGATCCGGGGAGTGCTAAAATAACAACAGCAGATGGCAGGGAATACTATCTTTCCAAGGATTCCGGACCCAAGGTTATTGATAGCACTGGAAATGTTCTCCACATGCCTCCGGGTGAAGTTCTGGATGCTTTAGGCGGCGCAAAGCCTACTCTTGATTGGTCTTCCTATTCTGATTCTTACATTTCCACTTCTCCCGTTGCCATAGACACGCCCAACGAAAACAAGGGTAAGAAATTATTGCCCGGCTGGCTTGGTTCCCGCCTCAAGCAGGCTGGCATAGATTTAGGGGCTGGCTCTGTCATCGATTCGGTTTCCAATGGCCGTGTGAATTGGACCGATTCTTCCGGCGTTTCAAGGACAACTGTTGTCAATACGGAATTGACAGACGCCTTGGTTAGGGCCGGGGCTGCTCAAAGAGTAACAACCAAGGGGCGTTCTGTAACAATCCAGAATGCGCAGTCTACTGTAATCAATAATGCTGGAGCTGTTGCAGAGACCCCCAATATTGATTTTGGACCCGACCCCGGAAACCCTTCGGACTCATCTCTACCGGATGTTCCGCTTTTCGACCCTGCAATGGATTGGGGGGAGGAAAAACCTTGGCCTTGGGCTGATTGGATTGGCGCTCTCCCTTTTGTCGATGTCCTGAAATCTTCTTCAATTGATCTTTCCGGGGCAACCTCTGTTGTTTCTTTCGAGTTTTCCATTTTGGGAACTTCAAAGGTTATTTCCTATGATTTTTCCCAATGGAACTCTTTGCTCAATTCTATGGGCATAGTCATTTATGCCTGCGCTTGTTGGTATGCACTTCAGCTTGCGCTGCTGAAGAGGGATTAACCATGCTCAAATTCTTTCAACGTATTTTTGCATGGTTGTCTGGTCGGGTTTCTTCGTTTTTTGGGCAAGGTTTTTTGCTTGAGTTGGCTAAGTGGACAGCCACAAAGCTTTTGATAACTGCATTTTTGACAATAGGGATATATATAGTCGCAAATAATCTTATTGTTTTTATTGTTTCAAAAATAGTTGAAAATGTTTCAACATTTTCAAATCAAGGAAGTATGAATCCGGCTATTGTTCAACTAACAGGACTTGGCGCTTATTTCGCTGGAAAGTTGAAGATTGTCTCAAGTTTTTCTTTAATCGTGACTGGGTTTTCCATTCGGGCTATTCGTCAATTTTTACCTTTTTAGGTTTATTTATGTCTATAGAGATCGTTACAGGCGTTCCCGGTTCCGGAAAATCGTATTACTCCGTCCATCGCATCAAAAAGTTGTTGGACACTTCCGGCCGGTTCCTTGTCCTGCATAATATAGAAGGTTTGGCTCCTTTGGATAATCGTTGCATCTCCATCAATTGGGTCAGCATAGATTTCAATGCACAGGCGATGCAGGAGCGCTTGAAATCGCTTCGTTCAGAGTATCATCTCCAGGACTCGGACCTGATCCATATCTATGTTGACGAGGCACAGAGGTTTTTTCCTCCTGATCTCAAGGATGCGGATATCTTCTATTTCTTCGATTATCATCGCCATTACGGGGTGAACATTACCCTGATCACCCAGCATGAAAAAAAGCTGACATTCAAGATAACAAGCCTTGCGGAAGTTGAAATCCGTGCGGTTTCTTCACGCATTAACCCTTTCGGGTCATTTGTTTACAAGCTCTCCTCTGGTGGTGAGCAATACGCAACCGAGCGCCTCTCAAAAGATAAAGCTGTTTTTGCCCTGTACAAGTCGTTTCAGGCTGGGTCTGGAACTGTCAAAAAATCAAGGTTCCGCTATATTGTCCTTGCTATACTTGTTCTTGCCGTTGTGGCGTGGTTCATCTTTTTCAAATTTTTCGCAGAATCTTTTGGTATTGGTGGTGAGCAACCAGTCCGGGAGCTTCCCAAGGCTCCCACTGCTGATAAACCCTTGTTGCCTTCCATTCCCGGCACATTGCTGTCCGGCTAAGCGATGTAATCTAACAGTTTGAAGTTATATGAATTATCGAATTTTCGTCGTCTGGGATTCAGGAGTTCATCCAAGGAGGCCTCGCCGAGCAGGTTGAGTTGAATGAGCTGGAAGAGTTGCTGTACGGAGAGTCCGAGACGGCTGAGGAATTTCTGGTACGCGAGGAGCAGGTAAACCGTCAGGGCCGTGTAAATCTGGATCAGAACCGCATTTTCCGAGTTGCCGACGAAGGTCTTTATGCGCAAATTTTGTTTGATTTCCTTGAAGAAGAGCTCGATTTGCCAGCGGTCTTTATAGATGTCGGCGATGGTTTTCGCCGAAAGCCGGAAATGGTTGGTCAAAAATTCGTAGTGTTTCCCGGTTTCCTGGTCACGATAGCCGATACGGCGCAAGCGTAAGGATTTTCCCCGGCTGGAGACTTCAATGATGTGATCGGAAGTAACGCCGGTCTTGCGATTCACGAGGCGGCGCTCCAGGAGTTTGAAAACGGCGTTGCGCTTGAGCCGGGTCACAAAAAAGACACCCTTTGCCCCGAGGATCCGAAACCAGGGATAGCTGATGAAGCCCTTGTCAAAGACCACGATGGAGCCCCTGGGCAACTCCATAGCCTGAGCTATGCGGCTTTCATGGGTTTTGGCGTCGGTGACGGTTGCGAAAGCCGGGATATGGCCATCGTGATCCAGCAAGGTATGTACTTTGACGCCGCCCTTGGCCTGCCGAAACGAGGCCCAGGGAAAAAGCGACAGGCAAAGCTTTATGGTGGTGGCGTCCAGACTGAACAATTTGGATTTGAAACGGAATTTGTGCTTCGGGGCTTTTGCGGCGCACAGGCCGTACATCTCGGCGAACAGATCCTTGAAAAAGCCTACGGGGCGAGAATTGTTCGCGTCAGCAAAGGTCGAGCGGGCCACGTTTTTCAGTCCCCAGTGATACAGGCGGTTTCCCGCAGCCTCAAGGCAGCGCAGGCCATCGCGCATGGAACGTCTTGCGGCAAGCTGGATGAAGGCCATGACCGTGAACTGCTCCTTGAAACCGAATTGACGCGACGAGCGCCCGGTTTTGTGCCGTCTTTCGAGTTTCTGAAAAACATGTCTGGGAATCAGAGATAGCGTCTGGGAGAATAGTGTATTATGGTGACTCAAGTCCAGAATCTCCTTGTGTGGCAAGATGTTGTGGTGATTTCTTTTACCACACATCGCTGAGATTTTGGACTCTTTTCTTATCCCTTAGCCGGACAGCAATGTTCCCGGCATTACCCGTGAACGTCCACGTGATATTCCGGTTCCAGCAAAAGATGTCGAGCTTTCAATTCCAAAGACGGAATATCTCGGTCCGGAGATATTCGAATATAACCCGATCCAGGACATGGTTTTCATTTCTGACAAAGAAACCGATTTCAAGGGATATATCAGTGTTGCGAGTTTTGTGGAGAAGTATCCGCCTCAGGTTTACGGCTATGGCTATTTCCATTCAGCCAGGAAGCGTTTTGTCCTGATGTCCGCATCTAACCAGGAGCTGATTTTTCCGGTAAAAAATCCGGTCTATGTCCGGTCATATATCCGCTCCGAACCCCAGAAGCCTGCAACGCAGGCCGCCGCTGCGGCTCGCCCCGAGCCGCCGGACTATCCGCTTGAATATGCGGATAAAACCATGATGCCGGATAGTCGTGGATATACTCGCGCCGATCATGAGAGATTATTCATGTACCGGCATGGTTTCAAATATTCCCAACCAGAGCCAGCGGCGATCCCTCCAGCGGCAGGCGGAACAAATGCTAGTTTGTAACAGCGTTGACACCATTTGCCTGACCATCCATCTGGATGATGCGGCAATATCCTTCATGGACATGCTCCAGTTCAATCACGGCAAGTTGCCGTCGTGGCTTTGGCCGACTGATTGTGGTGTTGTCCGGTATGAATACGGTTTTGTTTCGGATGGGATATCCATTTACTATTCGACTTCTAAAAAGTTGAATCCGAATTGTTATATTCGGTTCTCTTCCGAAATAATTCAAAGAGAGGGCTATTTGAAAGTATATAACCGTTGTTGTCGGATTCTACGCTTTTTTGGAGTTGAGCGCCCAGGCCGAACAATGAAGCTTTCCCAGATAGACCTTGCTTTTGACTTTCAAGCTGATTTCTCCGTCTACCTGTCTAATTCCCGTGATTACCATGTCCAAACGAAATTGGGCATGGCCCGCACCGTCGAGGTAAATTCTGTCGTCGCGTGGAAGCTTTGGGGAAAATCGAACTCTTACAAAGTAAGATGCTACGATAAATTGACAGAAGCCAAGGAAAAGTCCGGCAAGCTTTATTGGCTCGCAGTCTGGGAGGCCCAGGGCTTTGATCTTGAAAAGCCCATCTGGCGTGTCGAGTATGAACTGCGGCGGGAATTTCTTAAGCAATGGCGGATAAACCGCTTCCATGATTTCATTCGTGTTCAGCTTGCCATCCAGAAAATGCTTTTTGGGCTCTGGAATATCAAGAACCGTGATGATTCAAACGTGACAAGATGTTCTCTTGTCCCGGAGTTCCAGTACCTTGTCGATTTTTTTCCCAGGATTTCGTGAAAAATGAGGTCGATAAACGGCCAGAAGAATATGAGAAGTCCGCACAGAATGTTTTACGGCAGGCCATTTCATTTTTTTCATCGTACGTTGTGAACCGGGCAGCATATTATAATGCGATTTGGGGGAAGCAGTGCAATGCATCCTTGCGGACTGCTTTCATCGCTGATTTCAACGCATCGTTGCAGCAATCCATGGTCTATAATGATGTAGACCTTGATGATTTCGTTGAAGATTTATTGCGGAAGCGCGGGTATTATTTTTCCGCTGCATAAAAAAAATAGAAAACGTTGCCTTTTGTAAGGAACCCTTGGGGTTTTGTCGTAATACCTGCTCCTATTGACTCTTTTTTCAGGTTTCCCACGGTATTACCACATACTTCCCGAGAATGATTTTACTGGTATTACGACAAAAACCTGAGGCTGCTTTTTTCCTATTATGGAGGCTTGGAGATGTTTGGAGTGGGAAAAAATAAGTCCAATAGACTTACTATTTCTTTAGATGATGAAGCCTATGCGATGCTTGCAAAGCTTTCCGAGACAGGTAAGCCACTTGGTTATGACTTGGATGAGTTCGTTGACGGGATGTGTCAGGCTCTTTCTTTTTTTTACGATGGTGCCATTTTTGAGTGTATTCACGCATCGC
Above is a window of Desulfomicrobium orale DSM 12838 DNA encoding:
- a CDS encoding zonular occludens toxin domain-containing protein, with protein sequence MSIEIVTGVPGSGKSYYSVHRIKKLLDTSGRFLVLHNIEGLAPLDNRCISINWVSIDFNAQAMQERLKSLRSEYHLQDSDLIHIYVDEAQRFFPPDLKDADIFYFFDYHRHYGVNITLITQHEKKLTFKITSLAEVEIRAVSSRINPFGSFVYKLSSGGEQYATERLSKDKAVFALYKSFQAGSGTVKKSRFRYIVLAILVLAVVAWFIFFKFFAESFGIGGEQPVRELPKAPTADKPLLPSIPGTLLSG
- a CDS encoding IS4 family transposase, with the protein product MCGKRNHHNILPHKEILDLSHHNTLFSQTLSLIPRHVFQKLERRHKTGRSSRQFGFKEQFTVMAFIQLAARRSMRDGLRCLEAAGNRLYHWGLKNVARSTFADANNSRPVGFFKDLFAEMYGLCAAKAPKHKFRFKSKLFSLDATTIKLCLSLFPWASFRQAKGGVKVHTLLDHDGHIPAFATVTDAKTHESRIAQAMELPRGSIVVFDKGFISYPWFRILGAKGVFFVTRLKRNAVFKLLERRLVNRKTGVTSDHIIEVSSRGKSLRLRRIGYRDQETGKHYEFLTNHFRLSAKTIADIYKDRWQIELFFKEIKQNLRIKTFVGNSENAVLIQIYTALTVYLLLAYQKFLSRLGLSVQQLFQLIQLNLLGEASLDELLNPRRRKFDNSYNFKLLDYIA